The Fibrobacter sp. nucleotide sequence TTTGGATCCTATCGGTCGCTGCGCGACCTCCAGGATGACAGATTACAGCTTATCGTTAGAACCAAGAACGTCGACGATCTTGTGTTCGTACATCTTCTGCATGTTTTCGCGAGCCGGCTTGAGGTACTGGCGCGGGTCGAAGTGTTCCGGATGTTCGTCGAAATACTTACGGATAGCGGCAGTCATGGCGAGACGGCTG carries:
- a CDS encoding class II fructose-bisphosphate aldolase: SRLAMTAAIRKYFDEHPEHFDPRQYLKPARENMQKMYEHKIVDVLGSNDKL